In a single window of the Nilaparvata lugens isolate BPH chromosome 1, ASM1435652v1, whole genome shotgun sequence genome:
- the LOC120353501 gene encoding uncharacterized protein LOC120353501 — protein sequence MTEYHELGHLELAKSASDYVIPHHAVFKNKDPTQKIRVVFNASSKDTNGHSLNENLLPGPKLQSNIIQVLTKFRTYKYIVLSDCKQMYRQILLRPEDCRHQHVFWKPNYHEPAKEFELKTVTYGLTSSAYLAQRTLQQLVKDEGEAFPLASKVLTSQTYVDDLLGGSNNFSEAQTLISELIELLSLGSFELQKWNSNTPELIANLPAEFLENQDCMFDDNTTAKVLGIVYSPLADNFRYFISPFNGQITKRTVLSFIARVYDPLGWLTPLIMLFKLFMRTLWSQQLAWDTEVPASLRAHWELITAEISRLDNVVIPRLLTCNRSTTRLLGFADASEKGFAACIYIHEETENRYVNCCLIAAKSHVAPLKTMTITRLELMGCLLLARLLSAILPTLSEYDLQEIRL from the coding sequence ATGACAGAATATCATGAGCTTGGCCATTTGGAACTTGCCAAATCCGCTTCTGACTATGTGATTCCACACcatgcagtttttaaaaataaggacCCCACTCAGAAAATCAGGGTGGTGTTTAATGCTTCCAGCAAGGATACCAATGGGCATTCACTAAATGAGAATTTGTTACCAGGGCCAAAACTGCAGtccaatattattcaagtattgACCAAATTCCGCACTTACAAGTACATTGTCCTTTCTGATTGCAAGCAGATGTATCGCCAGATTTTGTTAAGGCCTGAAGACTGCCGTCACCAACATGTTTTTTGGAAACCTAATTATCATGAACCTGCAAAAGAATTTGAACTTAAAACCGTAACCTATGGGCTTACTTCCAGTGCTTATTTAGCGCAACGCACATTGCAACAACTTGTCAAGGATGAAGGAGAAGCATTCCCTCTGGCAAGTAAAGTTTTAACAAGTCAAACTTATGTTGATGACCTGCTGGGAGGaagtaacaatttttctgaagCACAAACGCTTATTTCTGAACTGATTGAGTTATTGTCGCTTGGCTCCTTTGAACTTCAGAAATGGAACTCTAATACTCCTGAATTGATCGCTAACTTGCCTGCagaatttttggaaaatcaagATTGTATGTTTGATGACAACACTACTGCAAAAGTTCTTGGAATTGTCTACAGCCCGCTCGCGGACAACTTTCGCTATTTCATTTCTCCTTTTAATGGGCAAATCACTAAAAGAACCGTTCTATCATTCATTGCTCGAGTCTACGACCCCCTTGGGTGGCTCACTCCTCTCATAATGCTGTTCAAGCTATTCATGCGCACGCTGTGGTCTCAGCAATTAGCTTGGGACACTGAGGTTCCAGCCTCACTTCGAGCTCATTGGGAGCTGATTACCGCTGAAATTTCCCGTTTGGACAATGTTGTAATCCCGCGTTTACTCACCTGTAACCGCTCTACTACCCGGCTGCTTGGATTCGCCGATGCCTCCGAAAAGGGGTTTGCTGCTTGTATATATATTCATGAAGAGACTGAAAATAGATATGTTAACTGCTGTCTCATAGCCGCCAAAAGTCATGTCGCCCCGCTGAAAACTATGACAATTACACGCCTGGAATTGATGGGTTGTTTGCTGCTTGCTCGTTTACTATCCGCCATCTTACCTACGCTGTCTGAATATGATTTACAAGAAATTCGACTCTAA
- the LOC120353534 gene encoding uncharacterized protein LOC120353534 — MKTNPLYILATVEEPIENRLYTAIERVSKFGKLCRIFVYILRFVNRIKPARYEYRCKIVKQIETCETPASIDTTACEAEIAIKLIVHVVQRDKFQKEITELKAEKCPKHLLRLQPYIDDYDLICLSGRLEHAPISSEARNPLLLPKNEHVSSLIIRHIHLQNCHASPRTTQAAVCQQYWIISARNQVRRIIHQCVICNRFCRTNLQQHMAPLPAERVTANRPFNLTGLDFAGPFSCKTSLLKRTQTTKGYLCIFVCLTTKATHLEFLSSMSVNNFIAALHRFIARRGAPHTLFSDNAKTFTSAARKMYELEKLLKTMPSEVKCFLSNYGINWKFIPPYAPHQGGIWEAAVKSAKTLLHRCIGDTALTYEEYDTIFVRIESILNSRPLTELSSEPAEAASVLTPGHFLIGRPLTAPPQPIETKELLVARRWRLTNQMTQYFWNRWSKEYLCTLINRTKWKTAERNLQLNDLVIIKSVNTSPLSWPLGRIIALHPGKDGLVRVVTIKCASGNIVRDIRKVHRII, encoded by the coding sequence ATGAAAACTAACCCGCTGTACATTCTCGCTACTGTTGAAGAACCAATTGAGAATCGTTTGTATACCGCTATAGAACGTGTATCCAAATTTGGAAAGCTATGTCGTATTTTTGTCTACATACTAAGATTTGTCAACCGCATCAAACCAGCCCGTTATGAATATCGCTGCAAAATAGTCAAACAGATTGAAACCTGTGAAACGCCTGCCTCAATTGACACCACCGCCTGTGAAGCTGAAATAGCTATAAAACTCATTGTTCATGTTGTGCAACGGGATAAATTTCAGAAGGAAATAACAGAGTTGAAAGCTGAAAAATGTCCTAAGCATCTACTAAGGTTGCAACCGTACATTGATGATTACGATTTGATATGCTTATCTGGTCGTCTTGAGCACGCTCCGATTTCTAGTGAAGCTAGAAATCCATTATTGCTGCCGAAAAATGAGCATGTATCCTCACTCATCATTCGACACATACATCTTCAAAATTGTCATGCCAGTCCCCGCACCACACAAGCAGCTGTTTGCCAACAGTATTGGATAATCTCTGCCCGCAATCAAGTTCGCCGCATAATACATCAATGTGTCATTTGTAACCGCTTTTGCCGCACCAACCTACAGCAACATATGGCCCCGCTACCTGCTGAACGAGTCACCGCCAATAGACCATTCAATTTAACTGGCTTGGACTTTGCTGGTCCTTTCTCATGCAAAACATCTTTATTGAAACGCACACAAACAACAAAAGGTTATCTGTGCATATTTGTATGTTTGACCACCAAAGCTACTCATCTAGAGTTCCTGTCCTCGATGTCTGTCAACAACTTCATCGCCGCTCTACACCGATTTATTGCCCGCAGAGGTGCGCCGCACACTCTGTTTTCAGACAACGCTAAGACTTTCACATCCGCCGCAAGAAAAATGTATGAGTTAGAAAAACTCTTGAAGACGATGCCCTCTGAAGTGAAGTGCTTTCTGTCTAACTACGGCATAAACTGGAAGTTCATTCCCCCTTATGCTCCGCATCAAGGAGGCATATGGGAAGCTGCCGTCAAATCCGCCAAAACACTGCTACACCGCTGTATTGGGGACACAGCTCTTACATACGAAGAGTATGACACCATTTTCGTTAgaattgaaagtattctaaataGTCGACCGCTTACAGAATTGTCCTCTGAACCTGCTGAAGCTGCCTCTGTGCTCACTCCCGGGCACTTCCTAATTGGTAGACCTCTTACCGCACCACCGCAACCCATAGAGACGAAGGAACTATTGGTCGCACGCCGCTGGAGACTTACAAACCAAATGACCCAATATTTCTGGAATCGCTGGTCCAAGGAGTACCTATGCACCTTGATCAATCGCACAAAATGGAAAACCGCTGAAAGAAACTTGCAACTTAACGATTTGGTCATAATCAAATCTGTCAACACCTCTCCTCTCAGCTGGCCGTTAGGCAGGATTATTGCGCTACACCCTGGTAAAGATGGACTAGTACGTGTAGTCACTATCAAATGCGCATCTGGGAACATTGTTCGAGACATACGCAAAGTTCACCGCATCATTTGA
- the LOC120353473 gene encoding uncharacterized protein LOC120353473 yields the protein MPDTFSGCAQVKAVHASALLGTAIVAVVDQYNRSQLLRAVLDCGSMRSIITTRAAQQLGITIMPARIQINGISEQATAVKGTTHLTLLSRPQFNTFLQTEALVLEQIAGDLPAFPISSELKTSLSHLDLADPGFDQPNRIDLLIGADIYPNVFVSSANAIIPGNPTAFATIFGYVLSGKLNIEDSPAPLHQMQLICTMFAREEPLAEVMNKFWETEDVQINAKFLSMMKADM from the coding sequence ATGCCGGACACCTTCAGTGGCTGTGCACAAGTGAAAGCTGTACACGCTTCTGCTTTACTGGGCACCGCTATCGTTGCCGTTGTTGATCAATACAACCGATCACAATTACTACGTGCTGTATTGGATTGTGGCTCCATGAGATCGATTATCACTACCCGAGCTGCCCAGCAACTTGGTATCACCATCATGCCCGCACGCATTCAGATTAATGGTATCTCTGAACAAGCGACCGCTGTAAAAGGTACCACTCATTTGACACTGCTATCTCGACCGCAGTTTAACACCTTTCTCCAAACTGAAGCCCTTGTCTTAGAGCAAATAGCTGGTGACCTACCCGCTTTTCCAATCAGCAGTGAGCTCAAAACCTCACTTTCACATTTGGATCTCGCTGACCCTGGTTTTGACCAACCCAATAGGATAGACCTCTTGATCGGAGCTGACATTTATCCTAATGTATTTGTTTCTTCCGCCAATGCTATTATACCAGGAAATCCCACTGCCTTCGCCACTATATTTGGCTATGTTCTGAGTGGAAAGCTAAATATTGAGGACTCGCCTGCTCCGCTTCATCAGATGCAACTTATCTGCACCATGTTTGCCCGCGAAGAACCGCTTGCTGAGGTCATGAACAAGTTTTGGGAGACTGAAGATGTCCAAATAAATGCGAAATTCTTATCAATGATGAAGGCAGATATGTAG